A region from the Candidatus Equadaptatus faecalis genome encodes:
- a CDS encoding V-type ATPase subunit: MTLHTAVSSTAIRAHVRHGRLLAADELWTLLHCKSSAEITEFLKGTEAYAVPLQFLDSSTAHRGNLEKQLRSSLLKEAEFFVSGLEGARRKFFADWLGWFETEQLKRIFRFVRSRHIDEQTLRYKLTPLPCSELDYDALAGCRSYSELLAALEKSRYADAVRQPLQRLEAGETDSVLELETALDHFTEVSVFNDLSTLDKTESKYLTPLFGSRIDLLNLYILHRCLLYYDLPPDEIQAALIPAHYKVTPADLSFMASSPPETYRKYLSERFPYYSAVFAETREQSERELRLEMRIRRFNNASAEKIFRKGVPGFHTTVCYFTLKLHEIEDLIRITESVDSGLSPRLAAEHLIKPVADGGDFVWQ; the protein is encoded by the coding sequence GTGACGCTTCACACCGCCGTTTCGTCAACCGCGATACGGGCACACGTCCGCCACGGCAGGCTGCTTGCCGCAGATGAGTTGTGGACTCTGCTGCACTGCAAATCGTCTGCCGAGATAACGGAGTTTCTTAAGGGAACGGAAGCGTATGCCGTCCCGCTGCAGTTCCTTGATTCTTCAACGGCGCACCGCGGCAATCTTGAAAAGCAGCTTCGTTCGTCGCTGCTTAAGGAAGCGGAGTTTTTTGTTTCGGGGCTTGAGGGGGCGCGCAGGAAATTTTTCGCAGACTGGCTCGGCTGGTTTGAGACGGAGCAGCTGAAAAGGATTTTCCGTTTTGTCCGTTCGCGGCATATTGACGAGCAGACGCTCCGCTACAAGCTTACGCCGCTGCCCTGCTCCGAGCTTGATTACGACGCGCTGGCAGGCTGCAGAAGCTATTCAGAGCTACTTGCCGCGCTTGAAAAATCCAGATACGCCGATGCGGTCCGGCAGCCTCTGCAAAGGCTGGAAGCAGGTGAGACAGATTCTGTTCTTGAGCTTGAGACAGCGCTGGATCATTTTACGGAAGTGTCGGTTTTTAACGATTTGAGTACACTGGACAAGACGGAGAGCAAATATCTGACACCTCTGTTCGGCTCGCGCATTGATCTGCTTAATCTTTATATTCTGCACAGATGTCTGCTCTATTACGATTTACCGCCGGACGAAATTCAGGCAGCGCTTATTCCGGCGCATTACAAGGTTACACCGGCGGATTTGAGCTTTATGGCGTCTTCACCGCCCGAGACCTACAGAAAGTATCTCAGCGAGCGTTTTCCGTATTACAGCGCTGTTTTCGCCGAGACGAGGGAGCAGTCCGAAAGAGAGCTGCGGCTTGAAATGAGAATACGGCGTTTCAACAACGCAAGCGCAGAAAAGATTTTCAGAAAAGGCGTTCCCGGTTTTCACACTACGGTATGTTACTTTACGCTGAAGCTGCACGAAATAGAAGACCTGATACGGATAACGGAGAGCGTTGATTCCGGTCTGAGCCCGCGGCTTGCGGCGGAACATCTTATAAAACCTGTTGCGGACGGAGGTGATTTTGTATGGCAGTGA